CTTGAAAATTCATAGTGCTGTTCCCATGCTTCTTTATGCTTATAACGCACCTCATGATCTACTTCATGCCAACCTTCTGAAAAAGTTGTTCTTATCTGCACCTCAAAAGTTTTGTCAATTCGATAATCTTCCCATAGCTTTTCCGGAAACCGCTCAATAAATTCTTCCGGAATACGACAGACATAATTCATTCGGAGGGGATTAAATTCATTTACCTTTGGTTTGTCTTCATGGGAGTCCTTTTCAATAATGGAATACGTATTTTTCAGCATTTCTTTGCAGATTGCAATATCATCCATATAATATAGTACAATTCGAATTCCCACAATGTCCTGCATCTTTTTATTCTTTTGGAGATATTCTTCCTTTTTCCATTCCAGCTTATGCCAGATTGAACCTGCCTCTTTCACTCTGGCAAAGATATGAAAGTAGATGCCGCTTCGCTCTAATTTATCCTGTATTCTCTTTCCAAGGTCTTTACCTAAACTGTTGATTTCATCACTTTTTAAAAGCTCTGACAGTTCTTCAATTCCTCTCATATACTCTCCTTCTTTTGCCAACCAAATCCCTTAATATTACGTCTTATTATAACAATTTAAAGAGTATT
The DNA window shown above is from Blautia hansenii DSM 20583 and carries:
- a CDS encoding GTP pyrophosphokinase family protein → MRGIEELSELLKSDEINSLGKDLGKRIQDKLERSGIYFHIFARVKEAGSIWHKLEWKKEEYLQKNKKMQDIVGIRIVLYYMDDIAICKEMLKNTYSIIEKDSHEDKPKVNEFNPLRMNYVCRIPEEFIERFPEKLWEDYRIDKTFEVQIRTTFSEGWHEVDHEVRYKHKEAWEQHYEFSRELNGIYATLEVCDRSMVNLLERLAYRNYKNMEIEAMVRHKFRLRFENPTISVPLKEFLEKDTELVKKIYRSEREETIRFFASDLSEGIALTVDNLIFVCNEVCLGRKDLEDRTPMLIRERTKQWQERQKISINMEKSVDTEFYL